One window from the genome of Neospora caninum Liverpool complete genome, chromosome VI encodes:
- a CDS encoding putative roadblock/LC7 domain-containing protein, with amino-acid sequence MAGTVNEVDEVIRNWITDNPKVVGYVVITADGIPIKYHEKMPHEKAVQYAALLSSFCMRSRQCIRELLPSDNELTSVRLRTKEGTEIIAVQFAGYTLIAIQNCTGQPYDYGEESVEQKEQEWEEL; translated from the exons ATGGCAGGCACGGTAAACGAGGTCGACGAAGTCATTCGAAACTGGATTACTGACAATCCGAAAGTAGTTGGCTATGTGGTGATCACTGCTGACG GGATCCCGATCAAGTACCACGAGAAGATGCCTCATGAAAAAGCCGTTCAGTACGCTGCATTATTGTC GTCCTTTTGCATGCGGTCCCGCCAATGCATCCGAGAACTGCTACCCAGTGAC AACGAGCTGACCTCTGTTAGGCTCAGGACCAAGGAAGGTACCGAGATTATCGCCGTCCAGTTTGCTGGGTACACACTCATTGCCATTCAGAATTGTACCGGACAACCTTACGACTACGGTGAAGAGAGTGTTGAACAGAAGGAGCAAGAGTGGGAAGAACTGTGA